CGCGACAAAGCAATCCATTCGTACACGTCATTGTACGGTGATTTCAAGCACTACCAGTCCTGGGCGCTCTTGAAAGAGAAGCAAAAGTTCGTTGGAGGTATGCTGCCCGAATCGACGGCGGCGAAGAAGAGGGCATCGAAGCGCATCTTCGGGATTATAGAAGAAGCGAAAGCGGCGCATCTCCAATGGACCTCAACAATCCGGTGTTCGAGGATGAGAGTTCTCCTCTCGGCGTCCCCCCGGCATCAAGGTtgccaagggcaagggcaaggcgaCATCCTCGTCTGCCGCGCTGCCTGAGTAGGCCCCGAGCTCGACACCGAGCGCGACCACGGCTCCGTCTTCGGCTGCGGCACATGCCTACACGAATTTGGTGGCCTCCTCTGACTATAGGACGTTGTTGGACGCGCACAACGCCCTGGTGCAGGCGACCAACCCGTCTCAAATCGAAGGCATCCAGCGGATGATTGATGGCCTCAGCCGCAAGTTGGGACTACTCTAGACTAGCctcctttttttatatgtagtgcactttttttttaatttcttattttgtaattttttttaattaagtaaatgtaggatttgtcctaattgtgttgtttttatttattattttgcttgatatatttgcataaattatataaatacaaaatagaagtaaaatgcttaggacgggctatagtccgccccattgcaggtggaaaggatggagaataaaatgctgatgtggcggtgcatagggcgtCGGGACTTAGGAcaggctatagtccgccccattgtggatgccctcagaggcaattatgaaaaatatttgtatttttgcGTGCATCCAAGCTACACTAGAACTTCATTGCATatcctttattttctctaaaacACTATACTTTTGTCATTGTTTCTCACACAAAAATACTGCAATTAAGTAAAATGATcctgattttttaaaaattaatatagatgCTGGAATTTTGGTAAACTGCAACgatataattcaattatcagacaaaaaagaagaataataattttataaatatattagctTAATGGCCATAATATGTGTAATTAacatatatttcatttataacatttatgtattaattaatttagtttaattttcttgttttatttttaaagagattactttaataattcttttatgatttaattaacaaaattattttagtggaatataaaaattctgTTGTTCCCAATAATTATGCCAAACATACATAACACATAATTAGggtaactaataaaattattattaaatgattACATGGAACaatcaataattatataaagcTAAAAAGAAACTACATGTGCCACCGACTTCAATTAATGTAGGTTGTGTGAATAGTAAGGAATACAAACATCAAacactaataaataataaggTATTCAATTAATAAGGTTCTATAATATGCATGAATCAGAAATGCagataagaaacaaaaaataattagaattcGCGCAgtagaattataattattccaAAATATTCGACATTAGTAGTAAACACAATTTAggataaattatataataatctATCTTGGCCTAAAATTTTCAAGATACCTTTCTCTCCACATGCTAACAAAATAAGCCAAAGAGGTGGGTAGGACCGCTAATGCATACTGATGTGTCAAATGTGACATGCACTTTTCTCTCcgttttaattatgaataacaGAGCCGAAAGTATATACTCATAAACATATTTTAGACATAATATGTTCAATTAAACCACCTGTCACACCAATCAAAGGATCAGTATATCCAATAACATTTTAACCAAGTATTTTCGCCCACTAAAAACAAATACttgtaacattttttttaagaacaTGGCgtatatttgtaattaaaaatactgtATAGTGTAGTGCTGTTTCACATCCACTTAAAAAGTGAGAAGTTAAACTCGCTTTCTCATactaattaaaagaaaattatattttttatacttaatGTGAAAGTATTAGGAGCGTTTTTGTTGGACGTTAAAGGTTCGATGTTGTTGCAAGATTACACTGATTGATTTGTACATATATTACACCATCTGTCCCACTCTAAAAATCCCAATTTACCATTTTCtggtgtcccactttaagagtTCCGgttaaaatattctaaaaatggCAATAGACCTACagattccattaacttttttccactcacattttatcataCAACTATTCACTGTCCGAAATGTTATTCAAGTTTGACTtaacacggattttaagaaatgtgaaaaaaagtgagtggaaaaaattagtggaatataagttccacatttatatatggtttttataatagattatatatggtttttataatagaatgtgagtgtaatgagttagttgaaagTGAGAttcatttactaaaaatgaaaaaaaaaatggcaaagcggacaacatttcacggacGAACTGAAATCACAAAACTGGATTACTGAAGgattaatatataaagtaggactcacattccactatcattttttaccaacttttcttaacatttcttaaaactcgtgctaaactcaaatgagactcctaatatgggacggaaggagtatatatttttttgaattttgtgtaaCATGATATGAGGCAGGGAGTACTaatcttgaaaaaaaatactaaaacaatATTGGTATTAGGTTTGAAATTGACCGCGCGTGCCAGCGATAAAGAGCATTTTCCAATTCCTTCGGAAACAATGAAGAACAACATTTGATTGAAGAAAGTGGAAGTTTGAATGAACTCAGACATTGTATTGTTGGAATCCTGCTCAGTCAAAGTGTTTTGACCAAGAATAAATGTaacagaatatttaattttgtgaaattaaataattcagtGTCGATCTACTCTTGAAGTAGAAGACTGTGATGTATTCATTTAAACCGATTCCACGAGAAtgagaaatatgaattaaagTTGTTAACATTTGCGAATTATAAAAGAGCCATGAAAAGTCTAAGGGATTAATTAATAGTGTACTATTAACTATCCgcattgaaaaaaaaaccttaTTAAAGATGTAGTACTAATAAGGGGAATGGATCTCCTGCTGTGCTCCCACCGCAGCAGAATTGAAGtttacttaatattttaatgtttgattttataagtataatattgTGCTGTGAGTGCACAGCACACCCTGCTGTGGTGGGagcacagcaggggatccattCCCACTAATAAGTCTGAAATAAGGTCAATAATGCCCTTGAGATTAGAAAGAGTAAAATgtgaaagaaaatatgaaaatatacctcaaatagattaaaattttgttcctgtagtgtaatttatttttacgaAGTactaatacaaatatatattctatattaCTAGAGACCATTTTTACACGTTCActcaaaaaagaaattagtaTTAACCAAAGACATTTTGTCCAAAAGTACTAAAATCAGccagtactactatattttactattaaaaCTAAGTCGATCGATATTGATTAGATTTCTCTTTCgataattttgtttgttaattagaaaataaagtgtaCTTCATTTGTCTTTTAAAACCGATAGTAAGTATCGAAACGATACGGATTTTAACATATAACtaataaaacaagaaagataaaaaataataattataaagtatacgtataattttaagaacgagccaaaataaaaataattgttatatttaaaattatagaggGAGAATGTATTATTGAGAGGGGTGGGGAATAATGAATAATAGTATATCTGACACTACAGCTtataaacaaaagcaaaaggaGAAAACATAAGGCGAAGAAGGTGCTGTGCTTGTTGTGGCAGCGATGAGGAAGCTGAGATGCAGCAGAGCTGTTATGTGCATGTTTCCTGTCGCCGCAACCGCTTCTTGTCTCTCTTGTATTGGCAATTCGAAGAAGACCAATTTTGGCGATGATGATGAATTCCATGATATTAAGCCTCTCATCCCTCTCAAGCTCAAGGATCTCATTGCTCCAACCCCAACTCCAACTCTTGCCTTCCACTTAAAGCCTAAGGTATTTGTAAttagttgagtcgtattccttttttggatTGTCTTAAACTAGTTGactcatttctcttacttttctcaGTCTTTTACTTTACATTTTCAACTTTAATCTTTAACACATCTGTTTCTTAAATCCAAGTGATGTGAAAGTATGTTAATTCATGTATGTATGCAGATGGTGGTGATGAAAGTTTCAATTCACTGTAATGGCTGTGCAAGGAAAGTGGAGAAGCACATATCTAAGTTGGAAGGTAAGTGTAGTCCAATATTATTAAGATGAGTTGAATCCAcctaatcaattttttctaatatttcatttttggtgggaattaattaattaagtgtaAATACTAACATGATGCAGGAGTGAGTTCATACAAAATAGACTTGGAAACGAAGATGGTGGTTGTAAGAGGTGACATTGTGCCTTCCGAAGTCTTGGAGAGTGTCTCTAAAGTCAAATATGCTGAGCTTTGGGAGTCTTGAATTTTGTCACACTCGCACATGCATTTCAATAATCTTAGATTAATTAAgccatctttatttttattattatcctCGATAAATGTGTTGGTGTGGACTGTGGTGTAGAATGTAGATATAATTTCTCCTCAAATTAGCTTTcttattaatcataattttcttGGTTGGTAATGAACTATGTTGATATActcaattttgatttggttAAGTTGTAAATACTACTGTCTAATTAGACAGTTTATTTCGTTGATTCATACATATGGATTATTCTGGTAgtgctgtttttttttttggtggtgAGTATTCAATGAGTATTCTGAGCacatgtattttatatttttttgaaaatgggatataatattttatatacacgAACTTTTGCAACTATCAATAAACATGCCAATATGCCATGCTCTTCAATTGTTTACAATTTGATTCTGAATCTTTGAAAAAACTTTACTATTCTATCTTGGACTTTGATTTCGACTATCGAAAAACTGACACGAACCGCtggaatttttgaaataatttccAAAACAATTAGTAATCTTTTGTTTAATTGTGTCGCTCAAAAATTTTGTTGTCTGAATCCGAAGCTTCATTatttaagtaaaagaaaagagtgAAATTTGATTCAATATTTCCAAAGAAACGGTTGAGTTAtaagttaataaaaatagaaaactaCTAATTCGAATATcattctcttctcttcttctccactcGTTTTAACATAagaccttttttttttagttttgaaacACTAAACCTTAGTTAAGGCTATTTGAGAGAATGGCACCATAATTCGAAACAATTATACTCATCATTTTGGTGTTTGGATGGTACAAATATATAATCCACCCAAGAATAAGACGAATGGATTGATTATTTCATGGAATTCCAAAAATTGGGATATGttttatgaaaaaagtaaGTTAGAGTATCCACAATTGGCGAAACAACCAcgccaaaacaaaaaaaaaaagaaattcgCCTGATCATCACAGTCACAAAAAACTTTCGGTCATCACagctaaaaaaataaaatcattatttttcacattattaattaataaaaataaaaaataaaaaatggaaatggcGGCCGCCGCGGCGATCACGCGCCGCGCAATAGGCCGCCGCCTCCGCCCCGACCCCACCGCGTATGCGGCTATTCCTCCGTCGCGGCGGCCCACTGTGGACACTCTGAAGGGGCAGTTTAAAATACTAGTTTGAGTTGCTAATCAAAGTTTTTAATCCAAAActtgactaattatcccaaggTATTTCCATTCGCATTTAGATTGATTCGATATCTCTCTTTAGTTTTGAAAATGTTAAATTGCCTATTCCAAAATATGACAACCACTACATTTCTCTGTTGCTCTGGCCATCTCTacattgtttatttatatagtttttctcAAGCTTACGTATCATTTACTAACTCAAAAAATCATACTAACACACAtactaactttaaaaaaatcatatttcaaGCAGGATTTGACTTTTAATTTGACGgttaaagcaaaaaaaatgataggAAGAGATAATGTTGTacaaattcagtttttttatCGCTCCAAAAAAAACAGACTAGCTTACTATTTTTAtctgtccaccaaaattatatcaatttctaaatataaaaaggttTAGACactatttctcttttactttcttCTCTCTATCTTATTATATGtatcatataaaattatatttatttttagtggaTAAAGATAATACAAggtattttcattaaaatggaTTAAAAGATTTAAGATTCACATTATcacatagtattattttactattcacttattttagagcattttatattactacactaattttcaacatttttttatacatattgtcataattgattgatttcttttgggcatgagctttcaaaaaataatactatttattaaactaagtagagagaataaaaaataaaaatagaagaaataaagagagaataaaataagaaataataataaaataagataaagagaataaaataagagataaaaaaatgtattattttttgtcaaaaaagaaTTAATCACTTGCAACAATCCAAAATAGATAGTTGATCATTTACTGtgggacggaagaagtatatTTGTTCCAATTCAAATACACAAACGCAGTgttcttttgatttttcccaagaaatccatttttccataaatttattgaatatacTTTCTAAATCCCATAAAGTACGTACTTTTAGTTGGACATGAATTgtaatgcacaattgataaaataaaagagatagaatacttcaaatataattttaatagaaaatatGTTCTTTTTAATAgaggtaatttttttttaaaaaagcatATATTCCTCTGTGGACTGAAAGAGTAAGAACTATGAATTTTTGATAGCCCATGACTAATGTAGAGTCAGTTATTAGGTGTGTGCTGTCTTCTCTGTCATTTGATGGGATTGATTCCTACCTTTCAGAAATCAATAATGATGCCATGTATTTCATGCACATAATGTCTTGATAAATTGTTGCAATAAACAGAACctattatggagtaatatatatacagtCTTCAGCATAAATCATGATCTGAACGGAAATTTTCTAAGAACACAgataaaatagtgcatactgttttttgaataaatataattcatcaTCAATTCTCTGACTAGTttcaaaaaattctaaaatagttataaaaatcaaataaataaaaaaacactagCATTTGGAGTTTGGACTCAAATATGGCACAAGCATAAAATCGAATTCAGAATATGAGCAATCTCACTAGGATTTCTCGGCTATtttatcaaatcaaaatagagTAGAATAGTAAACTAAGcattttaaaatgtcaaagaaaaaaattagtcaagAGTAATACAGTAGTCATTAACTAGCTATTAGTTAGTCCTATACTTTAGGTTTGATCATAGGCGTTTCGAACCTATGTTTAACAGAAATTAACTAATCTAATTCAACCGAGTTTGCAGATTAAGACCGAAAGTCTTCCAACAGATGATGAGGTTTAAACCCGTGACGGCATGACCTCAAGATCAGCCTTTGTTCTCCACGGCCTTTGTTCTTTAAATATTCAAGCAATATGACCaagttatttttgttactaCTTCACAACCAAACTTATTTGAATTGTTGTACTAAGAATATGTCTGGTCGTTGACTATATTTACtctaaatttgataattagagacaaaattaatgttttgttagttacaaaaattaatgcaCCATGTCACATCATAATGTCACAGTTTAAGTTTGTGACATACATCACCCATCATAAGACATTATATCACTATTGGGACACTTTATATCACaatgttgttttttttccttcaaaaaatcgaaaaccattcatatttttctcgGTACCGAAACAAATGACATacatttttttgatttattttagaaaGGCTCAGGCCATAGCAGATAAGCATAggttcaaaaaaaaatgagaaata
The genomic region above belongs to Salvia hispanica cultivar TCC Black 2014 chromosome 3, UniMelb_Shisp_WGS_1.0, whole genome shotgun sequence and contains:
- the LOC125216606 gene encoding protein SODIUM POTASSIUM ROOT DEFECTIVE 1-like, whose amino-acid sequence is MRKLRCSRAVMCMFPVAATASCLSCIGNSKKTNFGDDDEFHDIKPLIPLKLKDLIAPTPTPTLAFHLKPKMVVMKVSIHCNGCARKVEKHISKLEGVSSYKIDLETKMVVVRGDIVPSEVLESVSKVKYAELWES